The proteins below are encoded in one region of Syntrophotalea carbinolica DSM 2380:
- a CDS encoding acetoin utilization protein AcuC, protein MHGDCAFIYSSRFGQGVFGQGHPFKVERFALTYALLDALHLLSRPGIRLIEAPRATYAELLSFHHPDYLRTLQEFSCDSTRRADFRFGLGDMENPVFEDLFDWVSLCCGGTMEAARQVLDKNCRCAFNMAGGWHHAHAARASGFSYLNDAVVAINSMVARGFKVAYVDLDAHHGDGVQEAFYATDRVLTISLHEIGKDFFPYTGVVKELGTREGYGYAVNIPMEPHADDLIFEQAFGRIVIPLLHAFTPDILVTQMGMDILRTDPLTRLEMTTGAVEYAGRFFAECGLPWVALGGGGYDKLNTARGWTLLWAIMSGQEVGNALPEEIHEALEVSGNSQKSLRDVPHLARPDDFSRAQDQLDRTLAFLERRLLPLHGLGFIR, encoded by the coding sequence ATGCATGGCGATTGTGCCTTTATTTATTCCAGCCGTTTTGGGCAAGGTGTTTTTGGCCAGGGGCATCCGTTCAAGGTGGAGCGGTTTGCTTTGACTTACGCTTTGCTTGATGCCTTGCACTTGCTTTCCCGTCCCGGCATCCGTCTTATTGAAGCTCCCCGCGCCACATACGCTGAACTTTTATCCTTTCACCATCCGGATTATCTACGCACCCTTCAGGAATTCAGTTGCGACTCGACTCGCCGGGCCGATTTCCGGTTCGGTCTCGGAGATATGGAAAATCCCGTTTTCGAGGATCTTTTCGATTGGGTCAGTCTTTGTTGCGGCGGCACCATGGAGGCTGCGCGACAGGTATTGGATAAAAACTGTCGCTGTGCCTTCAATATGGCGGGAGGGTGGCATCATGCGCATGCCGCACGCGCATCGGGTTTCAGTTATCTGAACGATGCCGTTGTGGCCATAAATTCCATGGTGGCGCGCGGTTTCAAAGTTGCGTATGTCGATCTTGATGCTCATCATGGCGATGGGGTGCAGGAGGCTTTCTACGCCACAGATCGTGTTCTTACCATTTCGTTGCACGAAATCGGCAAAGACTTTTTTCCGTATACCGGGGTTGTCAAGGAGTTGGGCACGCGGGAAGGGTATGGATACGCGGTGAATATTCCCATGGAGCCCCATGCGGACGATTTGATATTCGAGCAAGCCTTCGGGCGGATCGTCATTCCGCTGCTGCATGCTTTTACCCCCGATATTCTGGTTACCCAGATGGGTATGGATATTCTGCGCACCGATCCTCTTACACGTCTTGAAATGACAACGGGAGCTGTCGAATATGCGGGCCGATTCTTCGCGGAATGCGGCTTGCCCTGGGTGGCCTTGGGTGGGGGAGGGTATGATAAGCTTAATACGGCTCGAGGATGGACTCTGTTGTGGGCAATCATGTCGGGTCAGGAAGTCGGCAATGCGCTGCCCGAAGAGATCCATGAAGCTCTTGAGGTATCCGGCAACAGTCAAAAATCATTACGAGACGTTCCCCATTTGGCGCGACCCGACGATTTTAGCCGTGCCCAGGATCAGCTAGACAGGACTTTGGCATTTTTGGAGCGGCGTCTGTTGCCTTTGCACGGCCTCGGGTTTATTCGATAG
- the gltX gene encoding glutamate--tRNA ligase has translation MSKLRVRFAPSPTGYLHIGGARTALFNFLLARKEQGTFVLRIEDTDVARSTQESVDAILQAMDWLGMSCDEGPIYQSDRFDLYRAKIDQLVEQGKAYRCYCTAEELEKKREAAMQDGRKPKYDGTCRQLQEVCDDKPYVIRFKAPQEGATTFHDRIKGDITFQNEELDDLIIQRTDGTPTYNFVVVVDDAEMGINLVLRGDDHINNTPRQIMLYKALGYPVPDFAHVPMILGADKSRLSKRHGATSVMAYKEMGYLPEALVNYLVRLGWSHGDQEIFTQDELTQLFSLDNIGKSASVFNPEKLIWLNSHYIKTGNPGRLAQLLAGHLAADGIDVANIADLEPIVVALQDRSKTLVDMAQQARCFFADDIQFDEKAAAKFLIEDNRFVFEALSAALESCDDWKEDILDGVFKGVLEATGLKFGKLAQPARVALVGGTTGPSICLIMQILGREKTLARLQGAMSRLGQ, from the coding sequence ATGTCCAAATTGCGCGTGAGATTTGCGCCTAGCCCTACGGGCTATCTTCATATCGGCGGGGCCAGGACCGCTTTGTTTAATTTTCTTCTGGCGCGTAAAGAACAGGGTACATTTGTTCTCAGAATTGAGGATACCGATGTGGCGCGTTCCACCCAGGAGTCGGTCGACGCCATCCTTCAGGCCATGGATTGGCTCGGTATGAGTTGCGATGAAGGGCCCATTTACCAATCCGATCGTTTTGATTTGTATCGCGCAAAGATCGACCAACTGGTAGAACAGGGGAAAGCCTATCGTTGCTATTGCACTGCGGAAGAACTGGAGAAAAAACGCGAAGCGGCCATGCAGGACGGGCGCAAACCTAAATACGATGGTACGTGCAGGCAATTGCAGGAAGTCTGCGACGATAAGCCTTATGTTATCCGCTTCAAGGCTCCGCAGGAAGGGGCGACCACTTTCCACGATCGTATCAAGGGCGACATCACTTTCCAGAACGAGGAGTTGGATGATCTGATTATCCAGCGCACGGACGGTACGCCGACCTATAATTTTGTCGTTGTGGTTGACGATGCCGAAATGGGCATCAATCTGGTGCTGCGCGGAGATGACCATATCAACAATACGCCGCGTCAGATTATGTTGTATAAAGCTCTGGGCTATCCCGTGCCCGATTTCGCTCATGTGCCGATGATTCTGGGGGCAGATAAGAGCCGTCTGTCCAAACGACACGGCGCCACCTCCGTTATGGCATATAAGGAAATGGGCTATTTGCCCGAAGCTCTCGTGAATTACCTTGTGCGCCTTGGCTGGTCCCACGGCGATCAGGAGATTTTTACCCAGGATGAATTGACTCAGCTCTTCAGCCTGGACAATATCGGCAAGTCGGCCAGTGTTTTCAATCCCGAAAAGCTTATATGGCTCAACAGCCATTACATAAAAACCGGGAACCCGGGCAGGCTTGCTCAGCTGCTGGCCGGACATCTTGCGGCCGATGGCATCGATGTTGCGAATATCGCCGACCTGGAGCCCATCGTCGTGGCGTTGCAGGACCGTTCCAAGACACTGGTTGATATGGCACAGCAGGCCCGGTGTTTTTTTGCGGACGATATCCAGTTCGATGAAAAAGCTGCGGCAAAATTTCTTATTGAGGATAATCGTTTCGTGTTCGAAGCGTTGTCGGCTGCGCTTGAATCCTGCGACGATTGGAAGGAAGACATTCTCGACGGAGTGTTTAAAGGCGTGCTTGAAGCTACCGGTCTGAAGTTCGGCAAACTGGCGCAACCCGCCCGTGTCGCTCTGGTTGGCGGTACCACCGGTCCCAGCATCTGTTTGATCATGCAGATCCTGGGACGCGAAAAAACTCTCGCGCGTTTACAGGGAGCCATGTCCCGGTTGGGGCAGTAA
- the pepN gene encoding aminopeptidase N → MQENSCQVVRLEDYAPSEFLVEKVHLTFELAERDTVVKTLMSLRRNPRSTNREQTLFLDGIDLKLRSLHIDGTPVADRDYRLDESGLYLFGVPDVFELQTEVIIQPQDNTVLEGLYCSGGMFCTQCEAEGFRRITFFPDRPDVMATYTTSIVADKKRYPVLLSNGNLLSSEDLPDGLHRVTWHDPFPKPSYLFALVAGDIVFEEGAFVTASGRSVALRVYLQRHNLGRGTHALEALKKAMLWDEKVFGLEYDLDLYMIVAVDDFNMGAMENKGLNIFNSKYVLADRETATDLDFQAIEEVVAHEYFHNWTGNRVTCRDWFQLSLKEGLTVFRDQQFSADEVARSLKRIHDVRLLRTVQFAEDSGPLAHPVRPEAYQEINNFYTATVYEKGAEIVRMLHNLLGKEMFRRGLELYFSRFDGTAVTIEDFVKAMEDAAQVDLSQFRLWYSQAGTPNIRATGNYDESSKEFCLRLQQGCAPTPGQSDKQPLHIPVAIGLLNSTGTEMPVCEVGHSGTDCDTTAILPLKKTEQVFRFKVSERPVPSLLRGFSAPVRLTYNYSDAELMFLTVHDSDPFNRWDAAQQLVTQVIMRGVDRMADGQAFMVEPVLIDAFRQVLHSSSKDRGLAAQMLMLPSENYLVDQRLRIDIDGICTVRRKLREALSDALHDEWASVRQACIKDTSAGYGFSPEEVGCRSLKNVCLSYLAAQSKAGFWPQVRQWLDEADNMTDRLALLTLLAEVENAESQTAFAQFYQRAKDIPLVLDKWFAVQSGARHPLIVDKIRRLLAHEDFNLCNPNRVRAVLHTFARGNLGGFHAPSGAGYHLVGDYVMKLDRLNPQVSASLAGSFSAWRRFDNDRSALMKEQLNKMFSTEGISRDLREIVQRSLQDMEHT, encoded by the coding sequence ATGCAGGAAAACAGTTGTCAAGTTGTTCGTCTGGAAGATTATGCGCCATCGGAATTCCTGGTCGAAAAGGTGCATTTGACCTTTGAACTTGCTGAAAGAGATACCGTTGTAAAAACCCTTATGTCCTTGCGACGCAACCCCCGAAGTACAAACCGGGAGCAGACCCTTTTTCTGGACGGCATCGATCTCAAGCTTCGTTCACTGCATATCGATGGCACGCCAGTGGCCGATCGCGATTATCGTCTAGATGAAAGTGGTCTTTATCTTTTCGGGGTGCCGGATGTTTTCGAGCTTCAAACCGAGGTGATTATTCAGCCTCAGGATAATACGGTACTCGAGGGCCTGTACTGTTCTGGAGGGATGTTCTGCACACAATGTGAGGCCGAGGGATTTCGCCGCATCACCTTTTTCCCGGATCGTCCGGATGTCATGGCGACGTATACCACCAGCATTGTTGCAGATAAAAAACGCTATCCCGTACTTCTTTCCAACGGTAACCTGCTTTCAAGCGAAGATCTTCCCGACGGTTTGCATCGAGTCACCTGGCATGACCCCTTTCCCAAGCCAAGCTATCTGTTTGCCCTGGTGGCTGGCGATATCGTATTTGAAGAAGGTGCATTTGTCACCGCTTCCGGCCGTTCAGTGGCGTTGCGCGTCTATCTCCAGCGGCACAACCTGGGGCGCGGCACACACGCGCTTGAAGCCCTTAAAAAGGCCATGCTTTGGGATGAGAAGGTCTTTGGGCTCGAATACGATCTCGATCTGTATATGATCGTGGCTGTGGATGATTTCAATATGGGGGCCATGGAAAACAAGGGCCTCAATATCTTTAATTCAAAATATGTTCTTGCCGATCGGGAAACCGCCACCGACTTGGATTTTCAGGCGATCGAAGAGGTTGTCGCCCACGAATATTTTCACAACTGGACGGGAAACCGCGTCACCTGTCGCGATTGGTTTCAGCTTAGTCTTAAGGAAGGGCTGACCGTTTTTCGGGACCAGCAATTCTCCGCGGACGAGGTGGCCAGGTCTTTGAAGCGTATTCACGATGTGCGTCTTTTGCGAACGGTACAATTTGCGGAAGATTCCGGTCCCCTCGCGCATCCCGTACGCCCGGAGGCCTACCAGGAAATCAACAATTTTTATACGGCCACTGTTTATGAAAAAGGCGCCGAAATTGTGCGTATGCTGCACAATCTGCTGGGCAAGGAAATGTTTCGCCGCGGGCTTGAGCTCTATTTTTCACGTTTCGACGGTACGGCTGTGACCATCGAAGATTTCGTCAAGGCGATGGAGGATGCGGCGCAGGTCGACCTGTCCCAATTTCGCCTGTGGTACAGTCAGGCAGGTACTCCGAATATTCGGGCGACAGGAAATTATGATGAGAGCAGCAAGGAGTTCTGTTTGCGGTTGCAGCAGGGCTGCGCTCCAACCCCCGGCCAATCGGATAAGCAACCTCTGCATATTCCTGTCGCTATCGGATTGCTGAACTCCACGGGGACTGAGATGCCTGTATGCGAAGTGGGTCATTCGGGAACCGACTGTGATACAACCGCTATTTTACCTCTTAAAAAAACCGAACAGGTTTTCCGCTTCAAAGTGTCTGAACGTCCTGTGCCTTCACTGCTTAGGGGCTTTTCTGCTCCTGTAAGACTTACATACAACTATTCCGATGCAGAGCTCATGTTTCTTACGGTGCACGACAGCGACCCCTTCAATCGTTGGGATGCCGCCCAGCAACTGGTTACGCAGGTTATTATGCGCGGAGTCGATCGCATGGCCGATGGTCAGGCTTTCATGGTCGAACCCGTGCTGATCGATGCCTTTCGCCAAGTGTTGCATTCAAGTAGCAAGGATAGGGGGTTGGCCGCCCAAATGTTGATGCTGCCGAGCGAAAACTATCTGGTCGATCAACGCCTCCGGATAGATATCGATGGTATCTGCACGGTTCGACGTAAATTGCGTGAGGCTCTGAGCGATGCTCTGCATGATGAGTGGGCATCCGTTCGGCAGGCCTGTATAAAAGATACATCCGCCGGATACGGTTTCTCTCCGGAGGAAGTGGGTTGTCGGTCTTTGAAAAATGTCTGTTTGAGTTATCTTGCCGCTCAATCCAAGGCTGGTTTCTGGCCACAGGTCAGGCAGTGGCTTGACGAAGCGGATAATATGACGGATCGTCTGGCTCTTCTGACCCTTTTGGCGGAAGTCGAAAATGCCGAAAGCCAGACAGCGTTTGCGCAGTTTTATCAGCGCGCAAAGGACATTCCTCTGGTTCTGGATAAATGGTTTGCTGTCCAGTCCGGTGCGCGGCATCCCCTGATTGTCGACAAGATCCGCAGGTTGCTCGCGCATGAGGATTTCAATCTGTGTAATCCCAATCGGGTGCGTGCTGTGTTGCATACCTTCGCTCGCGGAAATCTTGGAGGATTTCACGCACCGAGCGGCGCCGGGTATCATCTCGTTGGCGACTATGTGATGAAACTTGATCGACTGAATCCACAGGTTTCCGCATCTCTGGCCGGTTCCTTCAGCGCGTGGCGACGATTCGACAATGACAGAAGTGCCTTGATGAAAGAACAGTTGAACAAAATGTTCTCCACGGAGGGGATCTCGCGCGACTTGCGGGAAATCGTTCAGCGCAGTTTGCAAGACATGGAGCATACTTGA
- the amrB gene encoding AmmeMemoRadiSam system protein B: MRRMPAVAGQFYPADPKSLRSMVETYLEKATQSHPAIGLMVPHAGYVFSGAIAGQTFGCVDIPSKVLVIGPNHTGYGESLALFAKGSWVTPLGEVPIAEGLADRVLQAHPRLMADDLAHRFEHSLEVQIPFLQVRAPDVQIVPLCLAPVPYEELLALGNAIGQVLAAEKEPVLLVASSDMTHYEPGAAARKKDHMALKHVCDLDPEGLYRTVASENISMCGVVSTVVMLAAAQCLGAQKGRLVCYGNSGEVTGDQSEVVGYAGVVVE, from the coding sequence ATGCGACGCATGCCAGCTGTTGCAGGGCAGTTTTACCCTGCGGATCCAAAAAGTTTGCGCTCCATGGTCGAAACATACCTGGAAAAAGCCACCCAATCGCACCCGGCTATCGGACTTATGGTCCCTCATGCCGGATATGTGTTCTCAGGAGCCATTGCCGGACAGACTTTCGGGTGCGTGGATATTCCCTCCAAAGTGTTGGTGATCGGACCGAACCATACCGGATATGGTGAATCTCTGGCCCTGTTCGCCAAAGGTAGCTGGGTTACTCCTTTGGGAGAAGTGCCCATTGCAGAGGGTCTCGCTGATAGAGTTCTTCAGGCCCATCCGCGGCTTATGGCCGACGATCTCGCTCACCGCTTCGAACATTCGCTGGAAGTTCAAATCCCTTTTCTCCAGGTCAGGGCCCCCGATGTGCAAATCGTGCCCCTGTGTCTGGCTCCGGTACCTTATGAAGAATTGCTGGCCTTGGGCAATGCTATCGGCCAGGTATTGGCCGCGGAAAAAGAACCGGTTTTGCTGGTGGCCAGTTCCGATATGACGCATTACGAACCCGGAGCAGCGGCCCGGAAAAAAGATCATATGGCACTCAAACATGTTTGTGATCTCGACCCGGAAGGATTATATCGCACGGTGGCCAGCGAGAACATCAGCATGTGTGGCGTCGTTTCCACGGTCGTTATGTTGGCTGCGGCGCAATGTCTTGGGGCCCAAAAGGGCCGTCTGGTCTGCTATGGAAACTCCGGCGAGGTTACGGGGGACCAATCCGAAGTGGTCGGTTATGCCGGGGTGGTTGTCGAGTAG